A DNA window from Gillisia sp. Hel1_33_143 contains the following coding sequences:
- the bamA gene encoding outer membrane protein assembly factor BamA translates to MTRKWLILLSFCLFTLSFQAQDLPLADGKKYTIGNINVTGTVTYNEQTVIAYTGLKKGDELYIPGDRLSKVLKKLWDLGLFSDINFYVTNIDGDVADLELEIQEVPELAEVRVQGIKRKSDKEDLIKESNLTPGTKVTENLTTTTKNYIENKYKKEGYFNSKVAINTSEVKDTTGGNKVNMVVNIDKGQKVKITDIEFIGNEKFSDSKLKGALGKTKEKNFFRFWKRSKFIEADYEADKISLINKYKENGFRDARIVSDTLIKKDADNVALNISLEEGNKYYIGNIDFIGNTVYTDDFLGRVVGLRKGDVYNGVLLKKRIADDSKPDAQDLSNLYKNNGYLFANINTVETNVYNDTIDFEIRIVEGKEAYFNNISVIGNDKTKDHVIYRELYTKPGQKYSQENVIRTIRELGQLGFFDAESIIPNFQNVDPDNGTLDMEYSVVEAGGSQIELQGGYGGGGFIGTLGLSFNNFSLAGIFDKESYKPLPMGDGQSLSLRAQASIFYQTYSLSFVEPWLGGVKPVSLSTSFSYTRQFFYDYQRRKADRDRSFDILGVNVGLAKRLNWPDDYFTLSQAVGYQRYDLNNYNTGLFSFGDGFSNSLTYTIGLSRDSRRINPIFPTGGSLFSFTAKLTPPYSLINGTDYADLANQREFQLEDENGNLILTDGTRLKPGEEPVGDQTKIDQEKFKWLEYYKVKFSAEWFNTLFNFGGNSNLVLRTKAEYGFLGAYNNDRGIPPFERFYLGGSGLGAFSMDGRETIGLRGYPDNQIVPIDRNGLSAATDNDGAVIYNKYSLELRFPITLKPMASIYALTFLEAGANYDNFRDFNPFILNRSAGAGLRIYMPQFGLLGIDFGYGFDPLPGETSAHGWETHFIIGQQF, encoded by the coding sequence ATGACCAGAAAATGGTTAATCCTTTTGTCATTTTGTTTATTTACCCTGTCATTTCAAGCCCAGGATTTACCCCTGGCAGACGGAAAGAAATACACCATAGGAAATATAAATGTTACCGGTACCGTAACTTATAACGAGCAAACCGTTATAGCTTACACGGGCCTTAAGAAAGGTGATGAACTTTATATTCCCGGAGATAGACTTAGTAAAGTGCTTAAGAAACTTTGGGATCTTGGCCTATTTAGCGATATCAATTTTTATGTTACGAACATAGACGGTGATGTGGCAGATCTGGAACTGGAGATCCAAGAAGTTCCTGAACTTGCTGAAGTAAGAGTACAAGGAATCAAAAGAAAGTCTGATAAAGAAGACCTTATAAAAGAGAGCAATCTTACTCCCGGAACTAAGGTTACAGAGAATCTAACCACTACCACCAAGAATTATATAGAGAACAAGTATAAAAAAGAGGGTTATTTTAACTCTAAAGTTGCCATTAATACAAGCGAAGTTAAAGATACCACCGGCGGAAATAAAGTTAACATGGTTGTTAACATAGATAAAGGCCAAAAGGTAAAGATCACCGATATTGAATTTATTGGTAATGAAAAATTTAGCGATTCAAAATTAAAAGGAGCTTTAGGAAAAACTAAAGAGAAAAATTTCTTTAGATTTTGGAAGCGCTCTAAATTTATTGAAGCAGATTATGAAGCAGATAAGATCAGCTTAATAAATAAGTATAAGGAGAATGGATTTAGAGATGCTAGAATAGTTTCTGATACCCTTATCAAAAAAGACGCAGATAATGTAGCTCTTAATATCAGCCTAGAAGAAGGAAACAAATATTATATTGGTAATATAGATTTTATTGGAAATACGGTATATACAGATGATTTTCTTGGAAGAGTAGTTGGTCTTAGAAAAGGAGATGTTTATAACGGAGTATTGCTTAAGAAAAGAATTGCAGATGATTCTAAACCAGACGCACAAGATCTTTCTAATCTTTACAAAAATAACGGATATCTTTTCGCCAATATCAATACTGTAGAGACTAATGTTTATAATGATACTATAGACTTTGAAATTAGAATAGTTGAAGGGAAAGAAGCTTATTTTAATAATATTAGTGTTATTGGAAACGATAAAACAAAAGATCATGTAATCTACAGAGAGCTTTACACAAAACCAGGACAGAAATATAGCCAGGAGAACGTAATTAGAACTATAAGAGAACTTGGACAATTAGGTTTCTTTGACGCAGAATCTATCATTCCTAACTTTCAGAACGTAGATCCAGATAATGGTACTTTAGACATGGAGTATTCTGTGGTTGAAGCCGGAGGTAGTCAAATTGAACTACAAGGTGGTTATGGTGGAGGAGGTTTTATTGGTACCTTAGGTTTATCATTTAACAACTTTTCTCTTGCAGGAATTTTTGATAAAGAATCTTATAAGCCTCTTCCTATGGGAGATGGTCAATCTTTGTCTTTAAGAGCTCAGGCCAGTATTTTCTACCAGACCTATAGTCTTTCTTTCGTAGAACCATGGTTAGGTGGTGTAAAGCCAGTGAGCTTGTCTACTTCCTTTTCTTACACAAGACAATTCTTCTATGATTATCAAAGAAGAAAAGCAGATAGAGATAGAAGTTTTGATATTTTAGGTGTAAATGTTGGACTTGCAAAACGTTTAAACTGGCCAGATGATTACTTTACATTATCTCAAGCTGTAGGTTACCAACGTTATGACCTTAACAATTATAACACCGGTCTATTCTCATTTGGAGATGGATTCTCAAACAGTTTAACCTATACAATTGGGTTAAGCAGAGATAGCAGAAGAATTAACCCAATTTTCCCTACCGGAGGTTCATTATTTAGCTTTACTGCAAAACTTACCCCTCCATACTCACTAATAAACGGAACAGATTATGCAGACCTTGCTAATCAAAGAGAATTCCAATTAGAAGACGAAAATGGAAATCTAATCCTAACAGACGGAACAAGATTGAAACCAGGAGAAGAACCTGTTGGAGATCAAACTAAAATAGATCAAGAGAAATTCAAATGGCTAGAATATTACAAAGTGAAATTCTCTGCAGAATGGTTCAACACTCTTTTCAACTTTGGTGGTAACAGTAACCTAGTATTAAGAACTAAAGCTGAATACGGTTTCTTAGGAGCCTATAATAATGATCGAGGAATTCCTCCTTTTGAAAGATTTTACTTAGGTGGATCTGGACTTGGTGCATTTAGTATGGATGGGAGAGAAACAATTGGTTTAAGAGGATATCCAGATAATCAAATCGTACCAATAGATAGAAATGGTTTAAGCGCTGCTACAGATAATGATGGAGCGGTTATCTACAATAAATATTCCTTAGAGTTAAGATTCCCTATAACATTAAAACCTATGGCATCTATCTACGCTCTTACCTTCCTAGAAGCAGGAGCTAACTATGATAACTTTAGAGATTTTAATCCATTTATCTTAAATAGATCTGCTGGAGCTGGTTTAAGAATCTACATGCCTCAATTTGGACTATTAGGAATTGACTTCGGATATGGATTTGATCCACTTCCGGGAGAAACATCTGCACATGGATGGGAAACTCACTTTATTATAGGGCAACAGTTTTAA
- a CDS encoding OmpH family outer membrane protein, translating to MNHLRLILISCALGLGLQMQAQKPNRIAYIDMEYILQNVPEYQQASVQLETRVQQWKNELDTDLKKVEGMKIALEQERPLLTKELIEEREATISFEESKIAEYQQKRFGPNGDLILQKKQLIKPIQDQVFNAIQEMGELRKYDFIFDRTSNMGMVFSAEKHNISDQVLRIITRSANREQLSTRKEIAKMEEEEGRTVEEDLEITEKKQAAESAQNEREAYIEQRKKERDSIRSEKQRAFEERRAKVLEERQRKKDSIDNVRKQKIEAVQKSENNN from the coding sequence ATGAATCACCTTAGGCTAATTCTTATTTCTTGCGCGCTAGGATTGGGATTGCAAATGCAAGCTCAAAAGCCAAACAGGATTGCTTATATAGATATGGAATACATTTTACAAAATGTTCCGGAATATCAACAAGCCTCTGTGCAATTAGAAACAAGAGTTCAGCAATGGAAAAATGAGTTAGATACAGATCTTAAAAAAGTTGAAGGCATGAAAATTGCTTTAGAACAAGAAAGACCTTTATTAACAAAAGAACTTATTGAAGAGAGAGAAGCAACCATAAGTTTTGAAGAATCTAAAATAGCAGAATACCAGCAAAAAAGATTTGGACCTAATGGAGATCTTATCCTTCAAAAAAAGCAATTGATCAAACCAATCCAGGATCAGGTTTTTAATGCTATTCAGGAAATGGGAGAGCTTAGAAAATATGATTTCATTTTTGATAGAACCTCAAATATGGGTATGGTTTTTTCTGCGGAGAAGCATAACATAAGTGATCAAGTACTTAGAATTATTACGAGATCTGCCAATAGAGAGCAATTAAGCACTAGAAAGGAAATTGCTAAAATGGAAGAGGAAGAAGGTCGTACTGTTGAAGAAGATCTGGAAATAACAGAAAAGAAACAGGCTGCAGAATCTGCTCAAAATGAAAGAGAAGCTTATATAGAGCAGCGTAAAAAAGAAAGAGATTCTATAAGATCTGAAAAGCAGAGAGCTTTTGAAGAACGAAGAGCTAAGGTTCTGGAAGAAAGACAAAGAAAGAAAGATTCTATAGATAACGTTAGAAAGCAAAAAATAGAAGCCGTACAAAAATCAGAAAACAATAATTAA
- a CDS encoding OmpH family outer membrane protein, with amino-acid sequence MKQFRTFFIALALTIGATAFTNAQTKISHIASQELVESMPAFKEAQAQLEKLQKTYDAEIRDMMTEAQKTMKRYESEAATKTEEENSKRAQELQTTQRRIQEHGQNAQQDLQKKEVDLLKPIYEKARVAIQKVARAKGYNYVLDSSNGSGVIMADGYNLMPDVKKELGM; translated from the coding sequence ATGAAACAATTTAGAACATTTTTTATAGCCTTGGCTTTAACAATTGGAGCAACTGCTTTTACAAACGCTCAAACTAAGATTTCTCACATAGCTTCTCAAGAATTAGTAGAATCTATGCCAGCTTTTAAGGAAGCTCAAGCACAACTTGAAAAACTTCAGAAAACTTATGATGCTGAGATTAGAGATATGATGACTGAAGCTCAAAAAACGATGAAACGTTACGAGTCTGAAGCTGCTACAAAAACAGAAGAAGAAAACTCTAAAAGAGCACAAGAACTACAAACTACACAAAGAAGAATTCAAGAGCACGGACAAAATGCTCAACAGGATCTTCAGAAAAAAGAAGTAGATCTTCTAAAGCCTATCTACGAGAAAGCTAGAGTAGCTATTCAAAAAGTTGCTAGAGCTAAAGGATATAACTACGTATTAGATTCTTCAAATGGATCTGGAGTAATTATGGCAGATGGTTATAATTTAATGCCAGATGTAAAGAAGGAATTAGGAATGTAA
- the murI gene encoding glutamate racemase gives MSNSQPIGFFDSGVGGTSIWKEVIQLLPMENSIYLADSKNAPYGEKSKKEIIDLSVKNTDKLLDMGCKIIVVACNTATTNAIKWLRANYDVPFIGIEPAIKPAALQSKTKSIGILATKGTLSSDLFAKTSELYSKDIEITEVVGHGLVKLIEEGNLESIEMNALLIDLVQPFLKKEIDCLVLGCSHYPYLLPQLKSILPKEVAIIDSGEAVAKQTRNVLKELDLLNLSIETPNHLLYTNSDKEVLANLAHTSNINAQIFEAEF, from the coding sequence ATGAGCAATTCACAACCTATTGGATTTTTTGATTCGGGAGTTGGAGGAACTTCCATCTGGAAAGAAGTGATTCAATTACTTCCAATGGAAAATTCTATTTATTTAGCAGATAGCAAGAATGCTCCTTATGGAGAAAAATCTAAGAAAGAGATCATAGACTTAAGTGTTAAGAATACAGACAAACTCTTAGACATGGGCTGCAAAATTATTGTGGTTGCCTGTAATACCGCTACCACCAATGCTATTAAATGGCTCAGGGCAAATTACGACGTTCCTTTTATAGGTATTGAACCCGCTATTAAGCCTGCCGCTTTACAATCAAAAACAAAATCTATTGGTATTTTAGCCACTAAAGGAACACTCTCTAGCGATCTTTTCGCTAAAACTTCAGAACTTTATTCTAAAGATATAGAGATCACCGAAGTGGTTGGACATGGATTGGTAAAACTTATTGAAGAAGGCAATCTAGAAAGTATAGAAATGAATGCCCTTTTAATAGATCTAGTTCAACCATTCCTAAAGAAAGAAATAGACTGCCTTGTTTTAGGCTGTAGTCACTACCCCTACTTACTACCTCAACTCAAAAGTATTCTACCAAAGGAAGTGGCTATTATAGATTCTGGAGAAGCGGTTGCAAAGCAAACTAGAAATGTACTTAAAGAGCTCGATCTGTTAAACCTATCAATAGAAACTCCTAATCATCTACTATATACCAACTCAGACAAGGAAGTTTTGGCAAATTTAGCACACACGTCTAATATTAATGCACAAATATTTGAGGCAGAATTTTAA
- a CDS encoding type IX secretion system membrane protein PorP/SprF — protein MNFKLLLNLFKGLFLCALFFFGGCLQTTAQEVIPTYSDYLTDNLYLLHPSMAGASNYNKIRLTARQQWFDVEDAPSLQTLNVHGRVWDKIGLGVIAFNDENGNFSTRGFYGTFAYHLLMSRSEFDLNQLSFGISGGLIQHSLDQSNFREFDPLVSGNNQSDYYANMDVGMSYYYHEFYAHATVKNILNVRRDLFFSDAVPSNQRKYLFSAGYLFTKNNSDWGYEPSVMLQLRDATKEASVDVNFKVYKELENGSLWGGASFRRSFEGAEYTLDGEKVENQKLQYLTPFLGYDYKRFVFAYTYSYQMNSLVLSNSGFHQITLGYNFGKNRERWECECPAIN, from the coding sequence ATGAATTTCAAACTATTATTAAACCTTTTTAAAGGTTTGTTTCTTTGCGCGTTGTTTTTTTTTGGCGGCTGTCTTCAAACAACGGCTCAGGAAGTTATTCCAACCTATTCAGACTATCTTACAGATAACCTTTACTTGCTACATCCATCTATGGCTGGAGCTTCCAATTATAATAAAATTAGGCTTACCGCAAGACAACAGTGGTTTGACGTGGAAGATGCTCCAAGCTTACAAACCTTAAATGTGCATGGAAGAGTTTGGGATAAAATAGGGTTGGGCGTAATCGCCTTTAATGATGAAAACGGAAACTTTTCTACACGAGGATTCTATGGAACCTTTGCCTACCATTTATTAATGTCTAGAAGTGAATTCGACTTAAATCAGTTATCTTTTGGAATAAGTGGGGGGTTAATTCAGCATTCTTTAGATCAAAGTAATTTTAGGGAATTTGACCCTTTGGTAAGCGGTAATAATCAATCTGATTATTATGCCAATATGGATGTAGGGATGTCTTACTATTATCATGAATTCTACGCTCATGCTACCGTAAAGAATATATTGAATGTAAGAAGAGATCTATTCTTTTCTGATGCGGTACCTAGCAATCAGCGTAAGTATCTATTTTCTGCCGGATACCTATTTACTAAGAATAATAGTGACTGGGGGTATGAGCCTTCTGTAATGCTACAATTAAGAGATGCAACTAAAGAGGCATCTGTAGATGTAAACTTTAAAGTATATAAAGAACTGGAAAATGGAAGTCTATGGGGTGGAGCTTCTTTTAGACGTAGTTTTGAAGGTGCAGAATATACGTTGGATGGTGAAAAGGTTGAGAATCAAAAACTACAATATTTAACTCCGTTTTTAGGTTATGACTATAAGCGATTTGTATTTGCCTATACCTATAGTTACCAAATGAATTCTTTGGTACTTAGTAATTCCGGGTTTCATCAAATTACCTTGGGATATAATTTTGGAAAGAATAGGGAAAGATGGGAATGTGAATGTCCTGCTATCAATTAA
- a CDS encoding NifU family protein: MNPYTIHIQPTTNPAIVKFETNQFLTRHDSFEFKNIEEAAKSPLAQQLFYLPFVKTVFITQNFIAIEKYNIVEWSDVQEEVADQLKEYLNSGSEIIKTEEVSTSKKVPVTVYAESTPNPSVMKFVANKKLVIAPIEFKNIDDTKNAPMARKLFNFPFVKEIFMDENYISVNKYDVADWNEITMEIREFIRIYIEEGNEVMTKQELETETSEENVSQSNKPSAKVQAVEPRDLDEISQQVVDILDEYIKPAVASDGGNIMFDSYNPETKTVKVILQGACSGCPSSTATLKSGIETMMRDMLHGHVSYVEAVNG, from the coding sequence ATGAATCCATATACCATCCATATACAACCCACCACTAATCCTGCTATCGTAAAATTTGAGACCAATCAATTCTTAACGAGGCACGATAGTTTTGAGTTTAAGAATATTGAAGAGGCTGCAAAGTCTCCATTGGCACAACAACTTTTTTACCTTCCTTTTGTAAAGACGGTTTTTATTACTCAAAACTTTATTGCAATAGAAAAATATAATATTGTTGAATGGAGCGATGTTCAAGAAGAAGTAGCAGATCAGCTTAAAGAATATTTAAATAGCGGAAGTGAGATCATAAAAACGGAAGAGGTGTCTACTTCTAAGAAAGTACCTGTAACAGTTTATGCAGAAAGCACTCCAAATCCTTCTGTGATGAAATTTGTTGCCAATAAAAAGCTGGTAATAGCTCCCATAGAATTTAAGAATATAGACGACACTAAAAATGCTCCAATGGCGAGAAAATTATTCAATTTTCCATTCGTTAAAGAGATCTTTATGGATGAGAACTATATCTCTGTAAACAAATATGATGTAGCAGATTGGAATGAGATCACCATGGAGATCCGAGAGTTTATCAGAATCTATATTGAAGAGGGAAATGAGGTAATGACCAAGCAGGAATTAGAAACAGAGACCTCCGAAGAAAATGTTTCTCAAAGTAATAAACCTTCTGCCAAAGTACAAGCAGTAGAACCTAGAGATCTAGATGAGATCTCCCAACAAGTAGTAGATATTCTAGATGAGTATATTAAACCTGCTGTTGCTAGTGATGGAGGTAATATTATGTTCGATTCATACAATCCAGAGACCAAGACCGTAAAAGTTATTTTACAGGGTGCTTGCAGCGGTTGTCCGTCTTCTACTGCCACTTTAAAGAGCGGAATAGAAACAATGATGAGAGACATGCTTCACGGCCATGTGAGCTATGTAGAAGCGGTTAACGGATAA
- a CDS encoding inorganic phosphate transporter, whose product MEDVYIVMLVGLFALAITDLVVGVSNDAVNFLNSAIGSKAVPLRTILIVASLGVGVGAIFSSGLMEVAREGIFVPGKFYFEEIMIIFMAVMIADILLLDFFNSIGLPTSTTVSIVFELLGAAVCISLLKIYHTTGDYGTLFSYINTTKATEIVTGILLSVVIAFTVGAVVQYFSRMVFSFQYEKKLKYVGAVFGGVSLSAILYFILLKGLKSISGLPDGFLDYVNDNTLIIVGASFVIFTALSQMAIKLLNINILKVIIVVGTFALALAFAGNDLVNFIGVPIAAWQSFEIWQTAYQATGVLPSQLLMDGLTGEVQTPVFLLVFAGLIMVITLWFSSKAMKVTDTEINLGRQTGGDERFEPNIISRGIVRYFIGISNFVEGLIPVTLSKKIDAKFQKTDNHERAKRLDAPSFDLVRASVNLVVASILISMATNLKLPLSTTYVTFMVAMGTSLSDRAWDRDSAVYRVAGVLNVIGGWFVTALIAFFGAALFAAIIYFGGIIAIAGLILIAVILIVRSAIVHSRKMKEEKKQKRYNRRDIITINEITVETSENISSVIGGINKMFTKTVDNLGYHDLGKLKKTSKQIDKLESDIDELKGNIFYFIKSLDDDSVEASKFYILILDHLQDMVQSIGFITRNSYNHVHNNHKNLKFNQIRDLKGIDEKTQGLFDDIKLIFDTHSFHNIDKVISEKQFLMDHVSDLIQKQINRIRTSETSPKNSKLYFGLLLEIKDLISSTMSLLILFQEFHKEAKRTF is encoded by the coding sequence ATGGAAGACGTTTATATTGTAATGCTTGTTGGTTTGTTTGCATTAGCTATCACAGATCTTGTGGTAGGAGTGAGCAATGATGCTGTAAATTTCCTGAATTCTGCTATAGGGTCTAAAGCGGTGCCTTTAAGAACCATACTTATTGTTGCTAGCTTGGGAGTTGGAGTAGGAGCCATTTTCTCTAGCGGTTTAATGGAAGTTGCTCGTGAAGGAATTTTTGTTCCCGGTAAGTTCTATTTTGAAGAGATCATGATCATCTTCATGGCTGTGATGATAGCAGACATCCTGCTCTTAGATTTCTTTAATTCTATAGGCCTGCCAACCTCAACAACCGTCTCCATTGTTTTTGAACTGTTAGGGGCGGCTGTTTGCATTTCTTTACTAAAGATCTATCATACCACGGGAGATTATGGAACGCTTTTTAGTTATATTAATACCACTAAGGCAACAGAGATTGTTACAGGGATCTTGCTTTCTGTAGTTATAGCATTCACCGTTGGTGCTGTGGTTCAGTATTTTTCTAGAATGGTTTTTTCTTTTCAATATGAAAAGAAATTAAAATACGTAGGTGCTGTATTCGGAGGAGTTTCACTTTCTGCAATTCTTTATTTTATCTTATTAAAAGGCCTTAAAAGTATTTCAGGATTGCCAGATGGATTTTTAGATTATGTAAATGATAATACCCTTATTATCGTTGGAGCCAGTTTTGTGATCTTTACCGCCCTCTCGCAAATGGCTATAAAGCTGTTAAACATCAATATTCTTAAAGTGATTATTGTTGTGGGAACTTTTGCATTGGCACTAGCGTTTGCAGGGAATGATCTTGTAAATTTTATTGGAGTTCCTATTGCTGCATGGCAATCATTCGAAATTTGGCAGACAGCTTATCAGGCTACCGGGGTGCTACCTTCCCAATTATTAATGGATGGTTTAACCGGGGAAGTGCAAACTCCTGTATTTCTATTGGTTTTTGCGGGTCTTATAATGGTAATCACTTTATGGTTTTCTAGTAAAGCTATGAAGGTTACAGATACAGAGATCAACCTGGGAAGACAAACTGGAGGAGATGAACGTTTTGAGCCTAATATTATTTCTAGAGGTATAGTTAGATATTTCATTGGGATTAGCAATTTTGTGGAAGGCCTTATTCCTGTTACATTATCTAAAAAGATAGATGCTAAATTTCAAAAGACAGACAATCATGAACGTGCTAAACGATTGGATGCTCCATCTTTTGATCTTGTGCGAGCCTCTGTAAATTTGGTAGTAGCAAGTATTCTTATTTCTATGGCAACAAATCTAAAGCTACCACTATCCACAACTTATGTAACTTTTATGGTTGCTATGGGTACATCGCTTTCAGATAGAGCCTGGGATAGAGATAGCGCCGTTTATAGGGTTGCTGGAGTTCTTAATGTTATTGGAGGTTGGTTTGTAACCGCACTAATAGCCTTTTTTGGAGCAGCATTATTTGCGGCAATCATTTACTTTGGAGGTATTATCGCCATAGCGGGACTAATTCTTATTGCAGTGATCTTAATTGTAAGAAGCGCTATAGTTCATTCTCGTAAAATGAAAGAAGAGAAAAAGCAGAAAAGATATAATAGAAGAGATATCATCACCATAAATGAAATTACAGTAGAAACTTCAGAAAATATATCTAGCGTTATAGGAGGTATTAATAAGATGTTCACTAAAACAGTAGATAATCTAGGATATCATGATCTTGGAAAGCTTAAAAAGACAAGTAAACAAATAGATAAATTAGAATCTGATATCGATGAACTTAAAGGCAATATTTTCTACTTTATTAAATCTTTAGATGACGATTCTGTGGAAGCCAGTAAATTCTATATCCTAATTTTAGATCATTTGCAGGACATGGTGCAGTCTATTGGGTTTATAACCAGAAATAGTTATAATCATGTACATAACAATCATAAGAATCTAAAATTTAATCAAATTAGAGATCTTAAGGGTATTGATGAGAAAACACAAGGATTGTTTGATGATATCAAACTTATCTTTGATACGCACAGCTTCCATAATATTGATAAGGTGATCTCAGAAAAACAATTTTTAATGGATCATGTGTCAGATCTTATCCAAAAACAGATCAATAGAATTAGAACATCAGAAACCAGCCCAAAGAACTCTAAATTATATTTTGGCTTATTATTAGAGATCAAAGATCTGATTTCTTCTACAATGAGTCTATTAATCTTATTTCAGGAGTTTCATAAAGAAGCTAAAAGAACCTTTTAG
- a CDS encoding dodecin family protein, which translates to MSVIKVIEVMASSTKGWEDAAQNAVKHASKTVKNIKSVYVRDQTATVSGENITEYRVNLKISFEIS; encoded by the coding sequence ATGTCAGTTATCAAAGTTATTGAAGTAATGGCCAGTTCTACTAAAGGATGGGAAGATGCAGCTCAAAACGCTGTTAAACATGCCTCCAAAACAGTAAAGAACATTAAATCTGTATATGTAAGAGATCAGACTGCAACTGTTTCTGGAGAAAATATCACCGAGTATAGAGTTAACCTGAAGATCTCTTTTGAGATAAGCTAG